The sequence CATAGGTGGGATGAGGGCTGTCAAAGCGGGGTGGAGGGtgatgctgagctgtgctgggtaCCGCAGGAGGCCGAATCGACCATGGGCACCACGAGGGGAAGGCGAAGCAGGCGCTGCACGAGGCGGTGGAGCTGGACCGGGCCATCGGGCTGGCCACTCGCCTCACCTCGGTGCAGGACACGCTCAGCGTGGTCACCGCCGACCACTCGCACGTCTTCACCTTCGGCGGCTACACCCCACGAGGGAACCCCATCTTCGGTGAGTCCATGGTGGGCACGGGGTGAGGAAACACCCCAGGGACAACGTGGGGATGGCCCCGTTGCGCTGATGGTGCCGCCACCGCCAGGTCTGGCTCCGATGCAGAGCGATGTGGACCGCAAACCCTTCACCTCCATCCTCTACGGCAACGGCCCCGGCTATAAAATAGTAGCAGGGGAGCGCGAAAACGTCTCCGCTGTTGATTTTGGTGAGTGGGTTTTGGGGCACCCCCCCCTGAAATCATAACAACCTGGATAAATCAGTGCTTTTCACTGGTTATACTAATTTGGGGCTATCTTTTACCCCAGCGCACGCTGACTACCAGGCACAATCAGCCGTGCCTCTGCGCCAGGAGACCCACGGCGGGGAGGACGTGGCCGTCTTCGCCCGCGGCCCCATGGCCCATCTCCTGCACGGCGTCCACGAGCAGAACTACATCCCCCACGCCATGGCTTACGCCGCCTGCATCGGCTCCAACCGAGCCCACTGCAGCGCCGCCAGCCGCCCCGGTGCCTCCgtgctgctgcccttcctcgcgcttctcttcctcctctgctaaAGTGCCTCTTGCAAACCACCGAAGGGgggggatttatttttaattcctgcctccctcctcccttctctttGGGTTTTTGTGGATGGCAGCGCCCGGGAAAGAGgagagcaaaaaagaaagactcAGCGGAGCAAAAAGCAGCCGCCGGCGGTTTCGTGCTGGGAGCTGCCTCTGTAAATACACGGTTCCTTCCCCTGTAATTAGCATCCTTGCCTGCCCTAGCCCGATCCCACCGCGGGATTTGGGATGGGAGCCGGAGCCTCAGCGGATAAAACCCCCCTCTTTGAGCCAGACGCAATGGGGCCGGGTCCCAAATCGCTGCCCGGTGCCTTGGCTGAGGACTGACCCCAACTCACCACGTGTGTGGCGACCCCGAAACCACAcgaagatggggaaaaaagatcaACTCCCCGGGTTAATGTGTCCCcaaaagttggggttttttgtgccTTCTGCGTGATTGATTCCGCTTTAAAAGCCTTCGGTTTGAAACAATGCGCTGCCCCGGGAGGGATTTGGGGTGGGAATTGCAGGGAGAGGGGAGCAAAGGGGGAGTTAAGGGGTGGTACCCGCTGAGAGGGGGGGAACTAGGGGGGGGATTGAGGCTGGAGAGGGGCCCTGGCTGTGCCAATGGTGCTCTGAGTGTGCGAACGCTGCCTGAGCTGAGCACAAGGGTGCTTTGCACGTGCAGTACTCGTGCAAGCGCCGCTGTTCCCGTGCAAGTGATGCTTTGTGGGGGCAGATGCCACCGGCGGCGCGTGTGCGAAGGGGCGCACGAACAGCCCCTTGCACACCCCCGGGTGCATCCTGCGTGTGCAGCACCCCCTGAGAGCACCCCAACCCCCGTAAGCACCCCTCAACTCCCCATAGAGTACCCCGAACCCCCCGTgagcacccccaaatccttccctgagcacccccaaacccccccagtACCCCCAAACCTTCCCTGAGCGCTcccaactccccccccccccttatatTTATTTACCGGCTTTATAAATAAATCCCTGCTCCGGCTTCCCATTAACCGGAAGGCTCCGGAGCAGGCGCTGGCCtggatttgggggggggttgggatGCTGTTGGGACACCCCCACTTCTCCCGGCGCCCTTCGCACCCGCAGCGGCGGCGTTCCCAACCGCGGCACAACCGCTTCCCAGAACCCGGCTATGTTTAACCGGTCCCGGGGTGCCGAGCGGTTTTGGGGGGTTCGGGGGGGGGGAACCGGGGGTTTGGAATGGTGCCGGTGGCCACCGGCCAAAGGCCGCTCCCGACTCCCGGGTGGCCACGGAGCCAAAGAGCGGGGTTGgatgggtggttttgggggggtggaGGCGTGgtttgctgtgctctggggtacccagagccccccccccccccaggtagCTGTAACTCGGAGCAAGGCTTTGCTCAGCCCAAGAGCCAAATTTGGGTAAATGACTCCCCAAAATGGGTGGATAACGCCCCCAAAATGGGTAAATAACTCCTCAAAATAGATAACCCCCAAAATGGCTAAGTAACACCCCAAAAATGGACaaataacccccccaaaaaGAGTGAATAATGCCCCAAAATGGGTGAATAACGCCCCCAAACTGAATAACCTCCCAAAAATGATTGAATAACCCCCCAAAATGGGTGACTAACTCCCTAAATGGCTAATGGATAAATACCCCCCCAAAATGAGTGAATAATGTCCCAAAAGGGGTGAGTAACACCCCCAAAATGGGCACATATCCCCCCAAAATGGATAAATAACCCCTCAAAATGCATAGATAACCTCCCCAAAATGATTGAGTAACCCCCCAAAATGGGGGAATAACCTCTAAAATGGATAACCCCCCAAAATTGCTAATGGCTAAATAACCCCCCCAAAATGAGTGAATAATGTCCTAAAAGGGGTAACGCCCCCAAAATGGGCACATAATCCccaaaaatgtataaataagCCCCCAAAAATGCATAGacaacccccccaaaatgaTTGAATAACCCCCCAAAATGGGGAAATAACCTCCAAAATGGATAACCCCAAAAATGGCTAAATAACCCCCCCACACACAAAGTGCATAAATAGCCCCCCCCAAAATGGGTGAATAATGCCCCAAAATGGGTCAATTCGGGTGTTTTCAAGAGCACCAGCTCTGATGTGTGAGGTtttggggaccccccccccattgccccacaGCCGTAGCGATAAATAAACCTTTATTTTATACAGGACTCACAGGAAACACAAACACGAATTTGGGGGGGCTTGAAAAAATAATCCCCCTCCCGCCCCCCATTCCAGCATCCGACCCATTCCGGagcttttttcccttaaaataaaGGGGGGGACAGGGGGATTCCCCACTTTGGGTTTACCCTGGATCTGAGCCCCCATTTTCCTTAGGGGGGGGTTGATGCTCGGGTCGGACCCGCTCTTCATTTTGGGGTGACAGCAAGGGGGGGACTTCATGGTCCATCACCCCCCCCCAGGGGGATTTGGGGTGACGGAGATTGTCTGGAGGGTGGGGACACCCCCATTTTTGGGGGGGTCCCCCCATATCCTACACTGGGGACGATGGCTTCAGCTCCTGGCACATGGGGGGGTTGACAACCCCCGGGGATGGGGGGTGTTAACTATGAGCCCTGTGCAAACGGACATCAGTGGGTGCACCCCAATATAGGTATCCCCATACTGGGGTGCActtgtggggggggggggtacagCCTCACCGGATGAGGGGGGGGCCTCTCCAGCTGGATTTTGATCTCGGGGCAGGGGGACTCAGGGGGACGTCGgcctggagggggggggggggggcatgaGTTGGGGTTCCCCCACTAAAGCCCCGCAGTGCCCTGACGCCCCGGTGATGGGCTACCTGTGGGGGTGCCGGGGGGGTCATCCGGCCACGGGGGGTCGGTGAAGGCGTCGCGGTGGGTCCCCGAAGGGGAGCGGCTCTCCTAAGGATGCGGGGGGGGGATATCAGGGGGGTGcagggtgccccccccccccatccctgcacccGTTATCCCCCCGCCCCCGGCACCCCGGTACCCGTCCCGGCTCGCTCGGCTCCTCGGGGGCGCTGCCGAAGCTGCTGCCGCTGGAGGAGGAGCGGGACAATTCCGGCGGCTCCGGCTTCTCCCTGCGGAGGGACCGGCCCCGGCCATGGGCAGAGGCTGGCACCGCGCctgcggccgccgccgcccgtcCCCGAGTCACCCCGTCCTCGGGACGTCCCCTCCCTGCGCTGCCTTTGCCCCGCACCATCCCAGCCCCGGGACAGCCCCTCCCTGCGCAGCCTCGTCCCCGCGCCATCCCATCGCTGGGGGTCCCATCCCTGTGACCATGGAGTGTCCCACCCCTGCGCCCCTcgttcccatcccatcccatcccccagataccccatcccatccttcaGATATCCCATTCCCATTCTATCCCATCTCTCAGATACCCCATCCCATGAAATCCCTTTCCTCAGATACCCCATCCCATGCCATCCCATCCTTCAGCTATCCCATCCCATGCCATCCCATCCCTCAGATACCCCATCCCATGCCATCCCTTTCCTCAGATACCCCATCCCATGCCATCCCATCCTTCAGCTATCCCATCCCATGCCATCCCATCCCTCAGATACCCCATCCCATGCCATCCCATCCCTTGGATACCCCATCCCATGCCATCCCTTTCCTCAGATACCCCATCCCATGCCATCCCATCCTTCAGCTATCCCATCCCATGCCATCCCATCCCTCAGATACCCCATCCCCTGCCATCCCATCCCTCGGATACCCCATCCCCTGccatcccatccccatgtcccacACCACCACACCAGTGTGTCCCCATGCCCCCCACCCCTGTGCCACGTCCCCTCCACCCCACGCTGTGCCCAGGCCACCCAAATGCCACTCCATCCCTGTGCCACCCCCTTGTCCACCTCACTGATACCTTGTCCCTGTGCCACCCCGTGTTCTGTCCCAGCCCAGTGCCCTCCAGTCCTCGTCACCCCGTCCCAGTGCCACCCTGGCCCATTGCATCCCTGTGTTACCCCACGCCAGTACCACCACGTGCCGGTACCACCACATCCCCGTGCCACCACGTCCAAGTGCCACCCTGTCCTTGCACTGCCCCATCCCATTGCGCTCCAGTCCCCACATCACCCTGATGGCACTGTCCCCGTGTCACCTCAACCTAGTGCCACTATGCTCTATTGCATCCCAGTGCCACACCATCCCAGTGCCCACCAGTCCCTAAGTCACCCCGTCACCCCAACCCCATGTCACCCCACCCCTGTGTCACACAATCCCATATTGCTCCTCCCCATGTCACCCTGCCCCATGTCACCCCATCCCTGTGTCACCCATCCCTGTGTCACCCCATCCCCTGTCACCCCAACATTATGTCACCCCAGCCTTATGTCACCCCAACCCTGTGTGTCCCCATCCCGTGTCACTCCATCCCATGTCACCCCATCCCCTGTCACCCCAACCTTATGTCACCCCAACCCTGTGTGTCCCCACCCTATGTCACCCCATCCCTGTGTCAACCCAACCCTGCGTCACTCCATCCCATGTCACCCCATCCCTGTGTCACCCCAACCTTATGTCACCCCACCCCTgtgtgtccccatcccctgtCACCCCATCCCTGTCACCCCCTCCCGTGCCCCCCCGTCCCCGTGCCCCGTCCCGGTGCGGGACCTGTCCTGGTGCCGCTGGCTCTCGGGGGAGCTGTGCGCGGAGCCGGCGCCCTCGGGGGTGGCGTCGGGGCCGTCCCTgcgcggaggggggggggggcactggggtGACCCCGGGCGCGGACGgcggccgccccgccccgccccgccccggtaCCGGCGCTCACCTGCCGGCCGGCGCCTCCTGGATGCTCTCGATGCCGATGGCGCTGGAGCGGCGGGAGCCGAGCGGGCCGGGCCGCCGCCGCGAGGGGCTCTTCCCGGGCACCAGCAGCGCCTGCGGGGCGCCGTTAACCGGGACCGGGCTGGGGGGAccggggggggggcaccgggggggGGCACCGCGGTACCCACCTCTTCCACCGAGCCCAGCCCGATGGCGCTGCCGCGGCGTCCGCGCCGGCTCCCGGGCACCAGCAGCGACTgcgggggggggcagcgggTGAGagaccggcaccggcaccgggagGGGCGGGGCTACACGGGAGGGGCGGGGTCAAGGGGGTGGGTGGGCGGGGCTTAAGAGTGGAGCCGCGGATCTGCGAGGAGCAGGAATACCCCGTGGGGCGGGCGTGGCCTGCGCTGGGAGGGGCGGGACCAGAGCGGTTTAGGGGCGTGGCCTCACAGGGTGGGTGTGACTTCGCCCAGGCTCCCGCAAGCTGATTGGCTGGTGGCGCGGGGGGCGTGGCCAACGCGCAGGGGGCGGGGCTCACTGGGACCGCCCCCCCCCGCTCCGCACCTTGAAGGACTCGAAGAAGCCCGGGGCGGCGGCGCCGTTGTCCGGACGCTCGTCCTCGGGGCCCAGCCCCAGCATGGCCTGGCTGCGCGCCTGCAGCTCCTCGTGCAGCGTCTCCAGCAGCGCCGCCCGCGTCCGCTCCTGCGCACCCGCAGCGGCACCCACGTGCAcagcacccatagcacccacgTGCAcagcacccatagcacccatgtGCACAGCACCCATgtgcacagcacccacagcacccaagtgcacagcacccatgtgcacagcacccacagcacccatgtgcacagcacccacagcacccatgtGCACAGCACCCATGGCACCCATGTGTGCAGCACCCATAACACCCATGTGCACAACATCCACAGCACCCATGCGCACAGCATCCATAGCTCCAAGTGTACACAGCACCCATAGCTCCTATgtgcacagcacccacagcacacaTGTGCACAGCATCCATGGCACTCAGTGTACACAGCACCCACAGTACCTATGTGCCCAGCACCCATAGCTCCCAATGTACAcagcacccatagcacccatgtGCACAGCATCCACATCACCCAGTGTACACAACATCCACAGCACCCACAAGCACCTAATGCACACAGTACCCATGTGCACCGGACCTACTGCTTCCACAGCACCCAGTGTACacggcacccacagcacccatgtGCACTGCAGCCATGCGCACATCATCCATAGCACCCAGTGTACGCAGCACCCACAAGCACCTAGTACACAGTACAGTGTACACAGCACCCAAGTGCATGCATACACGGCACCCACTTCCAGGCACTGCACCCACATCCTTTGCACCCACATCTGTGGAACTGGGCGCTGCGCCTGCAGTGTGGCCCTTGGGTGCCGGGCACAGCGTGGGTGCTGTGGCTGCAATGAGCACCCTCATCCACAGCCCCACTGAGTGCCCAGCACCCACATAGTGCCCAGCACCCATGggcccccctgcagccccccagcacccacacGTCACCCACCTCCAGCTTGGCGAACTTCTCCGCCTTGTAGCAGGCGTACTCAGCATTGATGAGCTTCGTGAGCAGGAACTCCTGGAACTCGGGGCCCTGTGGGGCAAGGGGCAGCCCTTGGGTGGGTGCCACCCtcggacaccccccccccccgcccccccaacagcacccatgggtgctcacCTTCCTGAACACAGCGGGGTCGGGCAGCGGCGGCCCGAAGAAGGGGACATCATCACGGGCAGTGACGGAGACCTGCGGCGGGCGGCAGGCAGGGGGTGACGGGGGCAGCCGGTGCCCCCCGCGCCCCATGGATGGGGGGCAGAGGCTGGGGCGGGGGTGGCACCTTGTAGAGGGGCCCCTGGTCGCTGCCCGGCTCCAGCTGCACCACCACGAAGGCGTGCAGGAAGTTGGAGGCGATCATGTCCGGCACGAAGGGGGTGTTCTCGTCCTGGAACACCACGGCCACGATGTCGTTGCCGATGTGGCGCTTGCGCTGCAGCTGCGGGGACATCGGGGCTCAGGGAGGGACGGGGAGGGCGGAGGGGACAGGGGCAAAGGGAATGGCAGCCGCTGTGCCAGGGGGTGCCCGACAGCGCCCATGGACGGACACGGAGCTTCGGCATCCCATAGGCACTACCCAGCGCCCATGGGTGCTCTGCCGTCCCCCTGTATTCCATAGATAGCACGGGTatcccccagcacccatgggtgaaCACAGAGCTTCGGCATCCCATAGGCATTACCCAGCACACATGGGTGACCATGGAGCTTTGGCATCCCATAGGCATTCCCCAGCATCCATGGGTGCTCTGCCATCCCTCTGTATCCCATAGATAGCACGGGTatccccccagcacccatgggtgacCATGGAGCTTCGGCATCCCATAAGCAttccccagcacccatgggtgctctgCCATCCCCCTGTATACCATAGGTAGCACAGGTATCCCCCCAGCATCCATGGGTGACCACGGAGCTTTGGCATCCTATAGACatccccccagcacccatgggtgctctgCCAGTGTCTGCATCCCAAGGATGCTCCCCATCATCCATGGATGACAATGGAACTTTGACGTCCTATAGACACACAGGCATCCCTCCAGCACCCATGGATGCCCATAGAGCTTTGGCATCCCATAGACACcgcccagcacccatgggtgtaCTGAAAGCCCTTGTGCTCTGCAGTAGATGCTCACTAGCACCCCGGGGTGCCGTACCAGCCCCTGTGCCCTGCAGATGCCCCCCAAGACCCATGGATTCCCATGgagcttttctgtttcattgacacccccctcagcacccatgggtgctctgCCTCCCATAGATGTACCCCCATGCACCCATGGGTGTACTGCTAGCCCTCGTGTCCCACAGATGCTCCTAAGCACCCATGGGTTCCCCACAAGCCCCTCACCCCATGGAcacccccatagcacccataggtgcaccccacccccccttccACCTCATGAGGGCACCCAAGATACCTCCAtctgcccccagcacccatgggtgcccacCTGCTGCGCATCCCCCTCGGTGTAGGGCAGCTTGGTGGAGACGTGGAACATGATCTCCTTGTCTCGGAAGTGGCAGTAGATGGACTCGCTGCCCGTCTGCCCATGGGTCACATCCAGCCCCCCCCGGAACCTGTGCGCGGAAGGGGACACCCTGAGCCcggcagcacccatgggtgtccccccagcacccagcgccCCATCACGCACCCCTTGAAGTCGCGCAGCTGCACCCGCTGCCCCAGCACGTCCAGGAACTCGGTGAAGGCCGGGCTCTCCTCCGTGGTGCCAAAGAGCTCCTCCTCCGATGTCTGCGGTGGGGAGGACGTGGGTGCACCCCAGCACCCACAATGGGACCCCCCCATCGCGGCCCCCCCCACCTCCCGGTACCTGCCCCAGCTTCTGGTAGATGACCCCAAATTTGAAGTGGTTGCTGAGCACGTGCTCGTCGAAGGCGAGGATGAGGCGGGAAGCCTGCGGGAGCACGGCGAGGGTGGGtggggggcacccatgggtgcccatGGGTGGCTCCGGCCTCACGCCCCGCTCACCTTGGGATAGAGCACGGGGTAGAAGCGATCCACGTTGACGTCCTCGCACACCAGCTGCGGGAGGGATGGGGGATGCGATGGGTGGCCCAGGGTTaggggggcacccatgggtgctgcaggaggtgaGGCACCCACCTTGGCCATCTGCACCACGTTGGGGAACTCGGCCAGGCAGGAGATGGGCACCACGTCGTGCAGGGTGCGGGTACGGGTGCTGTGGGGTAAGGGGGGGGTCAGGGTGGTCCCCTacctgcaggcagcacccatgggtgccccccgGGCCCCTGCTCACCGCAGCAGCAGGTGGAGGTGCTCCTGCTCATCGTACTTGAGGGAGAAGACGAGGTGGCCCAGTGCTGGGTCCAGGGAGTAGTAGTTGAAGTGCTCCTGTGGGGAGGGGGCCGAGCACCCATGGCTGCGCCAATGGGCGCTCACACTGGGAGGCACCCAGGCTCGTCAGCACCCATGTCCATGAGCACACATGATCACAAGCACCAATGTCCATGAGCACCCATGCCCATGAATACCCCATGCCCATGAGCACCCCATGACCAGGAGCACCCCATGCCCATGAACACCAATGTCCATGAGCACCCATTATCACAAGCAGCAATGTCCATGAGCACCCATACCCATGAACACCCCATGCCCATGAACACCAATGTCCATGAACACCCATGCCATGAGTACCCCATGCCCATGAACGCCAATGTCCATGAGCACCCATGCCCTTGGGGCACCCATGCCTATGAGCACCAATGTCATGAGCAACTACACCTATGGGCACTCGTACCCATGGGCCACCTTTAGGATGCTAA is a genomic window of Lathamus discolor isolate bLatDis1 unplaced genomic scaffold, bLatDis1.hap1 Scaffold_170, whole genome shotgun sequence containing:
- the RAP1GAP gene encoding rap1 GTPase-activating protein 1 isoform X2 gives rise to the protein MAQQRHAVPPSLKTEEDYIPYPSVHEVLGREGPFPLILLPQFGGYWIEGTNHQLSAAPESPPTPAPSARAKLEGNHTAKIYRKHFLGKEHFNYYSLDPALGHLVFSLKYDEQEHLHLLLRTRTRTLHDVVPISCLAEFPNVVQMAKLVCEDVNVDRFYPVLYPKASRLILAFDEHVLSNHFKFGVIYQKLGQTSEEELFGTTEESPAFTEFLDVLGQRVQLRDFKGFRGGLDVTHGQTGSESIYCHFRDKEIMFHVSTKLPYTEGDAQQLQRKRHIGNDIVAVVFQDENTPFVPDMIASNFLHAFVVVQLEPGSDQGPLYKVSVTARDDVPFFGPPLPDPAVFRKGPEFQEFLLTKLINAEYACYKAEKFAKLEERTRAALLETLHEELQARSQAMLGLGPEDERPDNGAAAPGFFESFKSLLVPGSRRGRRGSAIGLGSVEEGRPRRHPRGRRLRAQLPREPAAPGQGEAGAAGIVPLLLQRQQLRQRPRGAERAGTGEPLPFGDPPRRLHRPPVAG
- the RAP1GAP gene encoding rap1 GTPase-activating protein 1 isoform X1, whose protein sequence is MAQQRHAVPPSLKTEEDYIPYPSVHEVLGREGPFPLILLPQFGGYWIEGTNHQLSAAPESPPTPAPSARAKLEGNHTAKIYRKHFLGKEHFNYYSLDPALGHLVFSLKYDEQEHLHLLLRTRTRTLHDVVPISCLAEFPNVVQMAKLVCEDVNVDRFYPVLYPKASRLILAFDEHVLSNHFKFGVIYQKLGQTSEEELFGTTEESPAFTEFLDVLGQRVQLRDFKGFRGGLDVTHGQTGSESIYCHFRDKEIMFHVSTKLPYTEGDAQQLQRKRHIGNDIVAVVFQDENTPFVPDMIASNFLHAFVVVQLEPGSDQGPLYKVSVTARDDVPFFGPPLPDPAVFRKGPEFQEFLLTKLINAEYACYKAEKFAKLEERTRAALLETLHEELQARSQAMLGLGPEDERPDNGAAAPGFFESFKSLLVPGSRRGRRGSAIGLGSVEEALLVPGKSPSRRRPGPLGSRRSSAIGIESIQEAPAGRDGPDATPEGAGSAHSSPESQRHQDREKPEPPELSRSSSSGSSFGSAPEEPSEPGRESRSPSGTHRDAFTDPPWPDDPPGTPTGRRPPESPCPEIKIQLERPPPHPGS
- the RAP1GAP gene encoding rap1 GTPase-activating protein 1 isoform X3 encodes the protein MAQQRHAVPPSLKTEEDYIPYPSVHEVLGREGPFPLILLPQFGGYWIEGTNHQLSAAPESPPTPAPSARAKLEGNHTAKIYRKHFLGKEHFNYYSLDPALGHLVFSLKYDEQEHLHLLLRTRTRTLHDVVPISCLAEFPNVVQMAKLVCEDVNVDRFYPVLYPKASRLILAFDEHVLSNHFKFGVIYQKLGQTSEEELFGTTEESPAFTEFLDVLGQRVQLRDFKGFRGGLDVTHGQTGSESIYCHFRDKEIMFHVSTKLPYTEGDAQQLQRKRHIGNDIVAVVFQDENTPFVPDMIASNFLHAFVVVQLEPGSDQGPLYKVSVTARDDVPFFGPPLPDPAVFRKGPEFQEFLLTKLINAEYACYKAEKFAKLEERTRAALLETLHEELQARSQAMLGLGPEDERPDNGAAAPGFFESFKSLLVPGSRRGRRGSAIGLGSVEEESRSPSGTHRDAFTDPPWPDDPPGTPTGRRPPESPCPEIKIQLERPPPHPGS